ATATTGGAAGACTGCCTCAACAAAAGAATCGAAAGTGTACTGTTGCTCGAAGACGACGCGATCTTCGTCCCGGACTTCCGCGAGAAGGTGGAAGAGTTCTTTTCTCATCTTCCTGATGATTGGAGCTTCGTTTACCTCGGTGGAGAACACTTGAAGCAGAATGTCCGGTTGCCGCGGCGGATTAACGACTGGGTTTACCGGCCTTTTAACGTCAACCGCACGCATTGCTTCGGTCTGCGTGGTCGCCCCACCATGGAGCTCGCCTATCGGCATCTCAACGCGTTCACATCTTGGACGGCCGAGCACCATATCGATCACCAGTTAGGCGAGCTTCATGCCGCAATGGAACGCGGCCTCTACGTGCCACGGTATTGGCTAGTAAACCAAGCTGGTGGCCACAGTGACGTGAATGGGAAAGAATGGCCGAGCTTGGAATTTTCTGGCGCCGAGGCGCTGACCCGGCCGCCAGTTGACTTGGCGATGGTAGCGGTCGTTGGGCCCTACTGCTCAGGCACGAGTTGCGTGGCGGGCATGCTGCACCATGCGGGCATCAGCATGGGAAGCGCATTTGCGCCCAACACAGCCGGGGACCCGTTTGGTTGCCACGAGGCAGAGGGATTGGGATTACTTTGCCGGGCGATGTACCGAGAGCCTTGGCTGGCTGAAGACTCCTGCCGCGAAGACCGTACGGCCTTACTTCGAAAATGGGCCGGCGAGCGTTGCAATCAACTTCGGGGCCATTCGAGATTTGCAGGTGGAAACCATCCGATAAACTGCTTGTTGGGTCCCGAGCTATTGGAAGCGTGGAATCGCCCGTTCTTTCTCGTGGTAGATCGCGCCGTGGAAGATTCGATCGAGTCCGTCATGCGAGCCGATTGGAACTGGCCGCGAGAGGCCGTTCACTCCATTCTGCCACACATGGTCGAGAAGCGGGATGCTTTTCTGCGAGAATTCTCCCCTCCGCACATGCGGATCTCGTACGAGAGCTTAGTTGCCAGGCCTGATCTAGAATTGGACCGAATCTGCCGCGCATTGCATTACTCGCCGTCCGATCACCAACGCCGCAAAGCCACGGACTTTGCCAGCAAGTGGGTCATGGCGCAACGTCCTCAACCCACTCCAATTCCTATTCACTCCGAACGGCTGACCACGCAATCATCTAATTCTTCTGCGACAGCTCCCTTTATTGCCTGCCTTGGACTACACCGTAGCGGTTCTAGTTGCGTTGCGGGCATCCTGCATCGGTTGGGGCTGCACATGGGCAACCGCTTTGTCGGATGCGAAGCCGATGGTGGTTACGAGGCTGAAGGCTTGGCGTCGATTTGCGAAAGGTACATGCCATTCCCCGAAATCCACAAGTGTATGGACGAACTCGCGACCACTACACTACTAGCAGAATGGATTCGGGCAAAATCGAGCGAAGCCGCCAGTCGCACCACGATTGCTGGCGGAAAGTACCCGCATCTGTTGGCGATGGGAGAGATGCTTCTTCGGGTATGCGGCCCTTCACTTTACATTGTGCACTGTGAGCGGCCGCTTAGCGAATCGGTCGCATCCTTGATTCGTCGGGATGGCCGCAGTCACACCAATGCACAGCTGGAGGCCGTGCAGCGATATTTATGGGACGAAAAGCTCCGACTTCTTTCACGGCCAGAGCTTAAGATCCATTCGGTGAATTACCATGCTCTGCTAACTGACCCGGTGGAAGAAATCCGCAAGCTGGCCCATTTCCTGCCGCTTACCATCTCGGAGACGCAGATAACCATTGCGGCACAATACGTTCGGCCTACGCTACGACATATCGCGCTGGCGTCCTAGTTCACGCCCGATCGCATCGGGCTTGGCGCACCGCGTGCCTTACCTTGTCAAGCGATTGAATTGCCCTCGCTTGATTCTCACTCTTCCATATTTTCGAAGCTGAATCAAACAATGATACGATGCGCGCCGCCGCGGAACCGTGGGCCGCACACAAAGCGTTTTCGAATCCGTGAGTACCCGTGAAATGCGCTTGAGCGATTTTGAACGGGCTACGCTTATCGTCCAGCGCGCTATTCGTCGTCCTATGAGCATTGCAACTCCGCGAATTGTCTCGCGAATGTTGAAGGGCGGATTTGCCGGTGGCCGAGTCAGCACAGATCGCATGCGACGGATGATTGGGCGCCTCCTAGTATCGCTATCTCGGCGGTCAAAAGACAATACGGCCCTTGCAGGCTCATCGCGCGCAGCCAATCACGAGCACGCGGAATAGCGAACCGTCTTGCTCGCCGATAAGAACGTCCTCCTTGCGAGCAAACAGCTTCGCATGATCTCGGACGAGAGCGCACACGATACTTGCCCTATCGATTGGGTGGCCGACGTAATTCCTCACCGAATCCGACGACGTCCTCGATAAAGTCCGCATACTCTTTGAGTGACAGCCCGAAGCGTTGCCCACCTGCCGATAGGCTTAGCACGGCCCGCCGGTTGCTTCCGTTTTGAACATCCCGACAGATCGCCAACAGATTCTGCTCAAGTTCCTCTTGGTGCTGAATACGGTGCAGCGATCGGCTGATCAGGTAGGCCGTAAGCTGCCCCTTTACGAAAGCGCGCGCCATGGCGACTCGCGACATCTGATAACCCTCCTGGCCAAATCGTACATCGGTCGGATTGTAACAATCGTACGCAAGCCTGAAAAGCAAGTGCCATAAAAACGGCCGTATCTTGAGGTAAATACCCCACAGCTAGAGAGCGGCCTACACCCGCATGGCACCCTTTTCTTCGAAATACAAGTTTTTCATGTCCCGCTAGCCGTGGATTTCGCGATTACGGCGACGGATGGAATCGCTCTGTAGTTACTCCCCGGCGGGTAACCTAATGGCGACCTCGGATCGGCTGGCTCGCTTGCTTCAGCTCAACTCATTAATTGAGTCTGGTGTACGTTTGACTGTGCGCCAATTAGCTGAGTCCTATCATGTCAGTCGCAGAACGATCATTCGCGACGTGAAGGCATTACAAACTGCTGGCATACCAATTGCGACGCGGGAAAGTGGAGGTTATGAAGTCGTAGGCGTTGACAATGGCCATTCGCTACCGCTCCGTGAAGATGAGGTCGTCGCGCTCCTTTTGGTCGCTACTCAATTTCGAAACACTGAGCCGCTCTCGACTGCAATTCAGGGAGCCATCGGCAACATCATTCGCCGTACTGCGCCGACACAACGTAATGAATTGCGCCGACTCATCGAACTTTGCATGCGGTCTGCAGTGCGCGCCCCTTCGTCAACCGTGAACGAGCAGGCGTTCAAAAGCGTCGTCACCGCGATACGCAAGGGACTGCAAATTCGGCTGTACGGCCGCCTTACAGATACAGGCGTAGATTTCACAACCAAAGTAACCCCCGAACGCCTTTACTGGCAAGGCGGGACATGGATACTGATTGGCAGATCCTCGATCCACCGCAAGACAAAGCTGTTTCGACTCGACTTGGTCTCCAAAGCTGAAGCGATTGATGAATGGCGCGGCTGATGTTTGTCACTTTCGGAATTAAACGGTCAGGCTTGGCAGCAATGACGGTGCGGGTCGATCGTCGAACTGGGCGGCGATGACCTAGTGGGCATCGCACCTCCATTCACACAATACGCGGGTCAGCAGGACGTGCAAGGCAATCGGTGTTCTCGCTTCCGCACCAGCGCGATGGTGACCTCACGGGCTTAAGGAGTCATTCAGGCAGGACGCCGATACGGGCGGACGCCC
The window above is part of the Pirellulales bacterium genome. Proteins encoded here:
- a CDS encoding glycosyltransferase family 25 protein encodes the protein MQSNLFELVYCLTLASRPDRWQAFRSRLPRDWPFAEPIRVRAVDGRLAPPPAWWRSGPGAWGCYRSHLSILEDCLNKRIESVLLLEDDAIFVPDFREKVEEFFSHLPDDWSFVYLGGEHLKQNVRLPRRINDWVYRPFNVNRTHCFGLRGRPTMELAYRHLNAFTSWTAEHHIDHQLGELHAAMERGLYVPRYWLVNQAGGHSDVNGKEWPSLEFSGAEALTRPPVDLAMVAVVGPYCSGTSCVAGMLHHAGISMGSAFAPNTAGDPFGCHEAEGLGLLCRAMYREPWLAEDSCREDRTALLRKWAGERCNQLRGHSRFAGGNHPINCLLGPELLEAWNRPFFLVVDRAVEDSIESVMRADWNWPREAVHSILPHMVEKRDAFLREFSPPHMRISYESLVARPDLELDRICRALHYSPSDHQRRKATDFASKWVMAQRPQPTPIPIHSERLTTQSSNSSATAPFIACLGLHRSGSSCVAGILHRLGLHMGNRFVGCEADGGYEAEGLASICERYMPFPEIHKCMDELATTTLLAEWIRAKSSEAASRTTIAGGKYPHLLAMGEMLLRVCGPSLYIVHCERPLSESVASLIRRDGRSHTNAQLEAVQRYLWDEKLRLLSRPELKIHSVNYHALLTDPVEEIRKLAHFLPLTISETQITIAAQYVRPTLRHIALAS
- a CDS encoding HTH domain-containing protein, with the protein product MATSDRLARLLQLNSLIESGVRLTVRQLAESYHVSRRTIIRDVKALQTAGIPIATRESGGYEVVGVDNGHSLPLREDEVVALLLVATQFRNTEPLSTAIQGAIGNIIRRTAPTQRNELRRLIELCMRSAVRAPSSTVNEQAFKSVVTAIRKGLQIRLYGRLTDTGVDFTTKVTPERLYWQGGTWILIGRSSIHRKTKLFRLDLVSKAEAIDEWRG